One genomic region from Danio aesculapii chromosome 24, fDanAes4.1, whole genome shotgun sequence encodes:
- the ccl32b.3 gene encoding C-C motif chemokine 32b.3 — protein sequence MSSTISFPFCLALFLLCFNAATSLRLNCCLSTSKINIPMKKVVDYTVQKAGICPIDAIILSTVKGKRICCDPNTEWIKKAMRKVDQKKLRQQNSDLKALPNPNGNRKKKNGRRQNLNKSKN from the exons ATGAGTTCAACTATCAGTTTTCCTTTCTGCCTTGCGCTGTTTTTGCTCTGCTTTAATGCAG CAACTAGCCTGCGTTTAAACTGCTGTTTGAGTACTAGCAAGATAAACATACCTATGAAGAAAGTTGTGGATTATACAGTCCAGAAAGCAGGAATTTGCCCTATCGATGCCATTAT TTTGTCCACCGTAAAAGGGAAAAGGATTTGTTGTGATCCCAACACTGAATGGATCAAAAAGGCTATGAGAAAGGTGGACCAGAAGAAGCTGAGACAACAAAACTCTGATTTAAAAGCTTTGCCAAATCCAAATggcaacagaaaaaagaaaaatggacgCAGACAAAacttaaacaaaagtaaaaattga